DNA from Branchiostoma lanceolatum isolate klBraLanc5 chromosome 6, klBraLanc5.hap2, whole genome shotgun sequence:
CAACTAGGTTCTAAGTTCATCGAATTTCTCTTAACTTAACGAGAAAAATGCGAGCTTTTCTTTGTTCAGAATATATCTATCGGGTCAACCATCATGCTAAACTGGTTGCTAGGCTTCAGGGCTGGCTAGAGTCGTTGGGGTCGCAGAGATAGCCGGGGGAACTGGCCAGTAGGCCCTGTGAAGTCTGGGAACCAGGCTAGTCACCTTGATGCCATTCTTGACCGCCTCCTCGAGGACAGGCAGGGTGGTGGCGGGGCCGCGGCCGCAGTTCAGCCCGACCACGTCCGCGCCGGCCTCCGCCACGCGCCGCAGCGCCTCCTGGATCAGCACGCCGTCTATCAGGTCGGACCCACGCTTCAGGTTGAAACTGACCACCACGGGCacacctggggaggggggggggcactgtTTCATTTGTGTATTCATTCAGTATCCATCCATATATTTATGGCTCTGTGTGGTCTATAACCTGAATATACACAATCAAAAGGTCTCAGGCCTAGTTTTTCTGGCCAGTATAGGCATTGGGTCCTCTCCGTGCTTCAGTTTGGAGctggaggactttaactttaactagtTAACCGTCGACGTCAGAACAGCAGTACAAGCATTCTTGGGAAGAAGCAGCATCAGTGTTATACAAATAAAGACTACAAGCCACACGAGCTTCGGTTTTTAATGTTCACCACCGACTATTTTTCGCACATGGACGGAATGCTCTCACCTTTGGCGTATTTCCTGACGCACTCCAGAGCCAGCTTAGCCTCTGCGTAGGCAAAGAAGGTCTCGGCGACGATAAAGTCACAGCCGCCCTCCTCCATAATCCACTCCAACTGCTCCTGTGGGGTAGAAAAAACGACACATCGAAAAAGCAGGTCACACATCTCATACCTGCGCTTTAAAGTTccttgtatgtcttgtttaattgtttCCTTCACTCTCCAGGGAACGTGGCTAGCATATGCAGGTTCTACCTTAAACCTGTCGTAGTCCGGGAAGTTTGTAACGCCCCCCGGCAGGTTTGAAAATGCTGTTCGAATACTTGAGAGGTTCTACTGTGACTTAAACCTGTCGCAGCCCGGGAAGTTTGTAATGCCCCCCGTCAGTcagtttcaaaatgttgttcgaCTTCCTGACAAAGAAGCGTTCTACTGTACCTTAAACATGGCGTGCGCCCGGGAAGTTTGTAACGCCCCCCGTCAGGTTTACAAATGATGTTCGAATACCTGAGAGGTTCTCCTGTGCCTTAAACCTGTCGTAGCCCGGGAAGTTTGTAATGCCCCCCGTCAGTcagtttcaaaatgttgttcaactACCTGACAAAGAAGCGTTCCACTGTACCTTAAACATGGCGTGCGCCCGGGAAGTTTGTAACGCCCCCCGTCAGTTTTGAGTACCAGAGAGGTTCTACTATACCTTGAACATGGCGTGAGCCCGTTCCTCCCAGCTGGGGTCGGTCTGGTCGTAGATGTTTGTGTTGCAGATGTTTCCCGCCATGAGCGTGCCGGTGTCGTCTGCCACCTTCCTGGCCAGGCGCAGCGCCGTCCGGTTGATCCGCTCCAGGTCGGCCTCCCGCCCGATGATGCGCATCTTCTCCCGGTGAGCGTAGTACTGCAGCAGCGTCACAAACACAATCATCACAAACACACTAACGATGAATGGGGGCCTTTCCATAGCAACGACATCTTGCGGTGCGCGTAGTACTGCAGCACCGTCACAAACACAATTGTCACAAACACACTAACGATGAATGGGGGCCTTTTCTTGGCAACGACACCTCGCGGTGCGCGTAGTACTGCAGCAGCATCACAAATAAAATCATCACAAACACATTAACGATTTATGGAGGCATTTTCATGGCAACGACCACTTGCGGTGCGCGTAGTACTGCAGCATCGTTACGAACACATTAACGATGAGTGGGACCCTTTTCATGGCCCCAACAATAACCGAGCTTGTCCTTCGTTTTGCTCACATCTACCCTCATGCAAACTATGatacagatccatccacagcttcctGGGTTTTCGAGGCAAAACAAGATCAATTCTGTAGGGATGCATTCGAGTAATTTTCTGAATATTTTCAGATCTATCGTAGTACTGTAAATAACGCCTTCGCCCCTGAGACGTCGCAAAAACTATGTTTATGTATCACTGACATAGCCCTCTTCTTTTAGAAGCCATATGACCGGATCTCTTCGCATGCTGGGAAAAACGGAGAACTCTAGGTAATGCAGAGGGCAAACCAgtcattgccatgacaacaaaaGCCGGACATAGTACGCATGCGTCCCACacgcgttgccatggcaacctttTGCTCGTAGCTTGCATTGCCCATAATCCTTTTATCCGTAATAAGAACCTTCCAACTTACCGTGAATGCCAGCACCACATCGCTACCGGCGTGCACAAACTCCCTATGCAGACCCTCCACCAGTTCCGGGTGCTCGATGACGACTTCCGGTACGAACCCGCCGGCCTTGAGGTAGCCGCGTCGCTCGAACTCGAACAGATATCCCTCCGCGCAGATCACCGTCTCGCCGGCCTGCAGACGCGCAAGCAACCCTGGGAAATAAAGCACACAGgtgtcatctccaagcagatgttggggtggtaAATCGTCATATTTCCCGGCTGCCTGTGACGCTTGTTGTTTTCCATAACGTGTTATAGCGCGCTGTAGCCACTTAAAGTTTTCTGCATCTTACACGGAACAATTTCGACTTTACGTCTCAGAGAAAAAGCACAGAGCCCTTGAAATGTCACTATCCAaatatctgcttgtagattgcCCGTAGTCTTAACGCAGTCTAAGTAACGTAACGTAACACAAACTgaatcaagcaactgaataactTCTTTAAATAGTCAATAGCATATAGCACCCActatcattcatcattcatgaCTGAGAGCTACTTGTGGCAAAAGTCAAACCTCGACGCTGAAAGACCTGTTTTAACTGGTTTGAACCGGTGTATACGGGACGTTTTGAACCCTGACCTAACAACAACACGTACGTCATGGCGGTATTGTTCTTGTCATCTTGCAAACTTTAGCGTTGTGGGCAGCTTCACTTGTGAGGGGCTGTGGTAGAATAGTGGggacatgttggccctagagccgaggagtagGCCTGTGTGGACCCTGGAAACAGTCAACAGCATACCAGCTCCATTTGTATCCGCAATATTTGGCAGAAGCTCCATGTTGTCGGATAGAGCGCTGGGACCTTAAGTAAGACCCTGCTGTGTCCTCCTTATGCTAAAATCCTTTCCTAAAGTTACTGCTTCCCACGTGTAGGGGAGAGACCGGTTAACGGACATGCGCACAAAGCCCAGTTTGTATGTCCACGTTATTTTTGTTGAATTctttcctggtgaaatctttggtcaattttggtcAGTTTTCAGGCAGGGAAACCAGACATGTGTTTTCAGACACacttttcaaatccagaaagaaagtttgacctttgacatttgttgTGTTATAGAATTACATCTTTTGGGAATTAAGGGGTTTTTCCCTACTAGACCAGTGTCAGTATTTTATTACGTTCAAACAGCTCTAGTGCGTTAAAATGCTAGAGTCGAATcccggctttttccaaaaacggcaacaGGACATGTTTAGCTTTTagtttttggacattgaaatactgttaagtgtactttgaagcctgtttttgttccttgttttgtacataatCTTATGGACGTCTGTTCAGCTACTCCCTCCCCTGTAGACGAATACGCCTGACTCCCCCCACCCGCTGCTTGAATGGAATAACCCGTCTGCCACCCTTTATCTATAGGCGTGTTGACAAGTGGCATTGTACCTGGCGCGCTGCCAAACAAGCAATAGGAAACCCATACCTAAACGCGGTTGCGGACATGTTAGTGTACCACTACAGGGTGAATGAACTTTGGAAAAACAACTATGATAGCTGCCTTGCCGCTCTGCTCAAGTCTTTACGATTAGAAGAGCAAAGTTTTACTTTTAGTCCCGCGTGAAACGTGTTTGGAGAGATGTGAACGGACATGTGACGTTTACAGGGTAGCGTTACTGCAGGGCGAATGAACTTGGGGAGAACAACTAGCTGCCATTGTACGTGCTCATAGGTCTATGATTAGAAACTGCGGTAATTGATGTTTTAGTCGCACGCAAAGTGTCTTCGAAAAAGGCGAACGTTTTCTTGTGAAAGAAATCCCTCCTGAGTGTAGACCAGGTTCATAGCGAGTTAAACCGCCTTGATAGAACTTGTTTTTTCGCCGTATTACATAGTAACGCCTGAAGCAATGTAGTCCACTACAGTACTGTTACGggacaaaacaaacatataacATCCTTGTTCTGACTGTCGCGGATGTAACGATATCTAACTCACCCTTCGGCTTGGCGTTAGACATGGTTGAAGCACAGTTTGTGTGGCTACCAGGCGGCTTGAAACTACTTGtggcagtacatgtatacaggactGGACTCGGTGTGGAAAAACCGGATAAAACCGCCTTGGACTGGTGTATGAGGGGCGTTTTGACCCCTAAACAACTTCACTCGTGTTCTAACCGGTCTACCTTGAACCCTGAACCTACAACACTACTGTAAGTGATATGTTACTCTGGTGGTAAGGTTATCGCACATGCTATCTTACAGGGTAGAAGTCGATCGCTACATGTTTTTTACGGTACCGCTGAGCGAAGAAAGCTTGGCCCATGGGCACTTCCCCTCAGCCAATGAGAGTTGTTCCTTTAGACACGTGGTTATATCCACTTCTTTCCCGAAAACCCTTTGCTACCGCAGCAACTACGACTCAATGGGTACAAAAGTAGGACAAGGTCGCTACAAGGACAAATcgacctttatttattcatttattggtccagcatgtaacgttacatgccagggttgcccaactagcagGAGACTATTACTAGGGGCGAACCCATgagcggtcataggactgtaggttttgaaccactcacaccgggaaggacccctactcttttcgataagtgcggtgggttctttaacgtgctcgaggtgtggctctcctcaaacgggacctccatttagcgtcCTATCCGCGGGACAGATCGACCTTTATCCAGTGTAACGGTGTTTGTGGTTCGAGAGTAGACAGAACTAaggacatgttgatttgattatatggatgagaTCCCCTGGgaaccctaaaactgatgcgagcgtgcgaataaaacaaTGTTGGCAACAAAAAGTTAGCTTCAGTATTAAATCTACgtagtcaggaaggttgaacaaattaaATTGTAAACAACTAGTAAGCACAcggagtatggtataccgaatgatactagtatattcttcatttttgttctttcacatcttcttctttgacgttAGAATTAACTTTGGCAATCTGCGACATTTGTATCCGTTttcagaaagttttttttttttcaacttaccCTGCGGACGGCTAGAGAGTAGAAAGGCCACAGAttaatcaagaccatagcacgtccaggccAAAGGATACaaaacggaagttctactgcagtaccaaggtcacataccagggagcccaaaatcgaccttgaatttcggcttcacaacacccgcccacataccaaatatcattgtaatccatcaagaggctcttcagttatgctgactagagtggtccggaaacacacacagacaaagaaacagacacacccaaaacaatagctccattttttcatggagataaccaGCACCAATGGGTACAAATATAGGATAAGGCGGCTGTGGGGACAGGCGACCTTGATCCGGTGTAACGGTACGGCACGCGTTCGTGGTTCGAGAATAGGGCTGCATGCCCGCATGACAACGCCACTTTGTCCTGTATGCACAAGAGCAATCTACCACTCCAAGTTGGTGACTACCATCTTCAGATCAAAATgagaagttccactgcagtaacATAACAAGTcactagggggctcaaaatgtaatcatttcgaggtctcatcaagatctacaacattccaaatatcaagacaatctacgccttctcgagttatcgtgttgaacgacaggcagacagacagacaggcaggcatacaaacacacacacacacacacacacacacacacactacacacacacacacacacacacacgcacacacacacacacacacacacatacccccccacacacacacacagagcgagagagagacaaacacacacacacagatatacagACACGCCCTCGcactcacagacacacgcacacacacacaagcgttcctgttgaaaacaaaacctcGTTTGGTGGCCAAGTATCATTTCTTTCTAAAGTTCAAGTTTAGGGCCTTTCAACACCATATGACGTATCAGGTGACGCCAATCTCTGTtcctgtagcccttgggccacacatcaCGAACATTATATTATGTAGAATAAGGGAAAACACTGCGAACATGCATGACGTGATCATCAGAACACAGAAGGGCTTTGGAATGAGAGTCTTTAATTATCGTCGATCGAgattaaaatacaacatgtcaaGCTGTCATACAGCTGGGTTTTTAGGCTGTTACATTTTACGACAGACGGTCAATCAAAAACAATccgaacttgtttttgcagacttcctccgtgttgaagttgatgagagtcgggtcggtgcatcagaacttgtttttgcagacttcctccgtgttgaggttgatgagagtcgggtcggtgcttcagaacttgtttttgcagacttcctccgtgttgaagttggtgagagtcgggtcggtgcttcagaacttgtttttgcagacttc
Protein-coding regions in this window:
- the LOC136436072 gene encoding betaine--homocysteine S-methyltransferase 1-like isoform X1, producing MSNAKPKGLLARLQAGETVICAEGYLFEFERRGYLKAGGFVPEVVIEHPELVEGLHREFVHAGSDVVLAFTYYAHREKMRIIGREADLERINRTALRLARKVADDTGTLMAGNICNTNIYDQTDPSWEERAHAMFKEQLEWIMEEGGCDFIVAETFFAYAEAKLALECVRKYAKGVPVVVSFNLKRGSDLIDGVLIQEALRRVAEAGADVVGLNCGRGPATTLPVLEEAVKNGIKTPLAFVPVPYRTADENPNFMTLKDVDDKGKVAFPLDLDPWLCSRSQIAAFSRRAHDIGVRYIGLCCGNASHFTRAMAEALGRQPPASRYTADMSKHAYYGTDPTLINFNTEEVCKNKF
- the LOC136436072 gene encoding betaine--homocysteine S-methyltransferase 1-like isoform X2, which codes for MSNAKPKGLLARLQAGETVICAEGYLFEFERRGYLKAGGFVPEVVIEHPELVEGLHREFVHAGSDVVLAFTYYAHREKMRIIGREADLERINRTALRLARKVADDTGTLMAGNICNTNIYDQTDPSWEERAHAMFKEQLEWIMEEGGCDFIVAETFFAYAEAKLALECVRKYAKGVPVVVSFNLKRGSDLIDGVLIQEALRRVAEAGADVVGLNCGRGPATTLPVLEEAVKNGIKTPLAFVPVPYRTADENPNFMTLKDVDDKGKVAFPLDLDPWLCSRSQIAAFSRRAHDIGVRYIGLCCGNASHFTRAMAEALGRQPPASRYTADMSKHAYYGTDPTLINFNTEEVCKNKF